The following are encoded in a window of Bradyrhizobium sp. WBOS07 genomic DNA:
- the frr gene encoding ribosome recycling factor, which yields MPTGNFDLNEVKRRMQGAVASLKHELGGLRTGRASASMLDPVQVDAYGGHMPLNQLATVSVPEPRLISVQVWDKSMVKAVEKAIVDSNLGLSPATEGQVLRLRIPELNEERRKELVKVAHKYAEAAKVAARHVRRDGLDVLKKLEKNHEMSEDDQKRHADEVQKATDGTIAEIDQLLAAKEKEILTV from the coding sequence ATGCCCACGGGTAATTTCGACCTCAACGAAGTGAAGCGCCGCATGCAGGGCGCCGTCGCCTCGCTCAAGCACGAGCTCGGCGGCTTGCGGACGGGCCGCGCCTCCGCCTCGATGCTCGATCCGGTGCAGGTCGATGCCTATGGCGGTCACATGCCGCTGAACCAGCTCGCCACCGTCAGCGTGCCGGAGCCGCGCCTGATCTCGGTGCAGGTCTGGGACAAGTCGATGGTCAAGGCGGTGGAGAAGGCGATCGTCGATTCCAATCTCGGCCTGTCGCCCGCGACCGAAGGCCAGGTGCTGCGCCTGCGCATTCCCGAGCTGAATGAAGAGCGGCGCAAGGAATTGGTGAAGGTCGCGCACAAATATGCGGAAGCCGCAAAGGTCGCCGCGCGCCACGTCCGCCGCGACGGGCTCGACGTGCTCAAGAAGCTGGAGAAGAATCACGAGATGTCGGAGGACGACCAGAAGCGTCACGCCGACGAGGTGCAGAAGGCGACCGACGGCACCATCGCCGAGATCGACCAATTGCT
- the pyrH gene encoding UMP kinase translates to MTDPVYRRVVIKLSGEYLAGQQGFGIDQPTVDRVADDLIAARKLGTEVAVVIGGGNIVRGVEVSSRGVSRPTGDTMGMLATMMNCLALEAAIERKGTPARTLSAFVMPEISELFTRTAAHKYLAEGRIVLLGGGTGNPFFTTDTTAVLRAAEIGAQAVLKATNVDGVYSADPKKDPAATRFDRLTHSQAIEGGYKVMDATAFALARETSLPIIVFSIAEPGSIGAILRGVGHGTIVAG, encoded by the coding sequence ATGACTGATCCGGTCTATCGTCGCGTCGTGATCAAGCTGTCCGGCGAATATCTCGCGGGACAGCAAGGCTTTGGCATCGACCAGCCGACCGTCGACCGGGTTGCCGACGATCTGATCGCCGCCCGCAAGCTCGGCACCGAGGTTGCGGTCGTGATCGGCGGCGGCAACATCGTGCGCGGCGTCGAGGTCTCCAGCCGCGGCGTGTCGCGCCCGACCGGCGACACCATGGGCATGCTGGCCACCATGATGAACTGCCTCGCGCTGGAGGCGGCGATCGAGCGCAAGGGCACGCCGGCGCGCACGCTGTCGGCCTTCGTCATGCCCGAGATTTCCGAGCTGTTCACCCGCACTGCGGCGCACAAATACCTCGCCGAGGGCCGCATCGTGCTGCTCGGCGGCGGAACCGGCAATCCGTTCTTCACCACCGACACGACCGCGGTGCTGCGCGCCGCGGAGATCGGCGCCCAGGCGGTGCTGAAAGCGACCAATGTCGACGGCGTCTACTCGGCCGATCCGAAGAAAGATCCCGCCGCCACGCGGTTTGACCGGCTGACCCATTCGCAGGCGATCGAGGGCGGCTACAAGGTGATGGATGCGACCGCCTTCGCGCTTGCCCGCGAGACGTCGCTGCCTATCATCGTATTCTCGATCGCGGAGCCGGGGTCGATCGGCGCGATTCTGCGCGGCGTCGGCCACGGGACCATCGTCGCCGGCTGA
- the tsf gene encoding translation elongation factor Ts has translation MATITAAMVKDLRESTGAGMMDCKAALTENDGNMEAAQDWLRKKGLSKAAKKSGRVAAEGLIGALTKGTKGVVVEVNSETDFVARNGQFQGLVKMIAQVAFDVGADVEKIKAAKVGDVTVEAAINDAIATIGENMTLRRAAALEVSQGVVAHYVHGAVVDGAGKMGVIVALESPGKADELASLGRQIAMHVAAANPLALDPSGLDPAVVKREKDVLADKYRQQGKPENVIEKIVESGLKTYYKEVCLLEQAFIHDTGKSVAQAVKEAEGKVGGPVKIAGFVRYALGEGIEKQESDFAAEVAAASGKK, from the coding sequence ATGGCAACGATCACAGCTGCGATGGTCAAGGACCTGCGCGAGTCGACCGGCGCGGGCATGATGGACTGCAAGGCCGCGCTGACCGAGAACGACGGCAACATGGAAGCGGCGCAGGATTGGCTGCGCAAGAAGGGCCTGTCCAAGGCCGCCAAGAAGTCGGGCCGCGTCGCCGCCGAAGGTCTGATCGGCGCGCTCACCAAGGGCACCAAGGGCGTCGTGGTCGAGGTCAATTCCGAGACCGACTTCGTCGCGCGCAACGGTCAGTTCCAGGGGCTGGTCAAGATGATCGCCCAGGTCGCGTTCGACGTCGGCGCGGATGTCGAGAAGATCAAGGCCGCCAAGGTCGGTGACGTCACCGTCGAAGCCGCCATCAATGACGCGATCGCCACCATCGGCGAGAACATGACGCTGCGCCGCGCAGCTGCGCTCGAAGTGAGCCAGGGCGTTGTGGCGCATTACGTCCACGGTGCCGTCGTCGACGGCGCCGGCAAGATGGGCGTGATCGTTGCGCTGGAATCGCCCGGCAAGGCCGACGAGCTCGCCAGCCTCGGCCGCCAGATCGCGATGCATGTCGCCGCCGCCAACCCGCTCGCGCTCGATCCGTCCGGTCTCGATCCGGCGGTCGTCAAGCGCGAGAAGGACGTGCTCGCCGACAAATATCGCCAGCAGGGCAAGCCCGAGAACGTGATCGAGAAGATCGTCGAGTCCGGCCTGAAGACCTATTACAAGGAAGTCTGCCTGCTCGAGCAGGCCTTCATCCACGACACCGGCAAGTCGGTGGCGCAGGCGGTGAAGGAAGCCGAGGGCAAGGTCGGCGGGCCTGTGAAGATCGCCGGCTTTGTGCGCTATGCTCTCGGTGAGGGAATCGAGAAGCAGGAAAGCGACTTCGCGGCCGAGGTCGCCGCGGCCAGCGGCAAGAAGTAA
- a CDS encoding 30S ribosomal protein S2: MALPDFTMRQLLEAGVHFGHQSHRWNPKMAPFIFGTRNNIHIVDLAQTVPMLHQALQAVSDTVAKGGRILFVGTKRQAQDGVADAAKRCAQYFVNSRWLGGTLTNWKTISASIKRLRHLDDVLAGGDASSYTKKERLTLQRERDKLDRSLGGIKDMGGLPDLIFVIDTNKEDIAIQEAQRLNIPVAAIVDTNSDPKGITYVVPGNDDAGRAISLYCDLIARAAIDGISRAQGDSGIDVGASAQPVAEELPAASSSGFQGLAGPRGTADDLKKLPGVSGTIEKKFNDLGIFHYWQLAELDHDTAHTIGEEVGLPSRADAWVAKAKALTAEAE; this comes from the coding sequence ATGGCACTACCCGATTTCACTATGCGTCAGCTGCTCGAAGCTGGCGTGCACTTTGGTCACCAGTCGCACCGCTGGAATCCGAAAATGGCTCCGTTCATTTTCGGCACCCGCAACAACATCCACATCGTCGATCTCGCCCAGACCGTGCCGATGCTGCACCAGGCCCTTCAGGCCGTCAGCGACACGGTGGCCAAGGGCGGCCGCATCCTGTTCGTCGGCACCAAGCGCCAGGCGCAGGACGGCGTCGCGGACGCGGCGAAGCGCTGCGCGCAGTATTTCGTCAATTCGCGCTGGCTCGGCGGCACGCTGACCAACTGGAAGACGATCTCGGCCTCGATCAAGCGCCTGCGTCACCTCGACGACGTGCTGGCCGGTGGCGATGCCAGCTCCTACACCAAGAAGGAGCGCCTGACGCTTCAGCGCGAGCGCGACAAGCTCGACCGCTCGCTCGGCGGCATCAAGGACATGGGCGGTCTGCCCGACCTGATCTTCGTGATCGACACCAACAAGGAAGACATCGCGATCCAGGAGGCCCAGCGCCTCAACATCCCGGTCGCCGCGATCGTCGACACCAATTCGGACCCGAAGGGCATCACCTATGTGGTGCCGGGCAATGACGATGCCGGCCGCGCCATCTCGCTGTATTGCGATCTCATCGCGCGTGCGGCGATCGACGGCATCTCGCGGGCCCAGGGTGATTCGGGCATCGACGTCGGCGCCTCGGCTCAGCCGGTCGCCGAGGAGCTGCCGGCGGCGTCGTCGAGCGGCTTCCAGGGCCTTGCAGGTCCGCGCGGCACCGCCGACGACCTCAAGAAGCTCCCGGGCGTGTCGGGCACGATCGAGAAGAAGTTCAACGACCTCGGCATCTTCCACTACTGGCAGCTCGCCGAGCTCGACCACGACACCGCGCACACGATCGGCGAAGAAGTCGGTCTGCCGAGCCGTGCGGATGCCTGGGTGGCCAAGGCCAAGGCGCTGACCGCGGAAGCGGAATAG